Proteins encoded within one genomic window of Naumovozyma dairenensis CBS 421 chromosome 6, complete genome:
- the SEC2 gene encoding guanine nucleotide exchange factor SEC2 (similar to Saccharomyces cerevisiae SEC2 (YNL272C); ancestral locus Anc_1.81), with product MPETSEESKRISIQVSSLSTQLIESIGKQSDLEEKLNQANRTITSQKKSLEQSHMLEKKSIELEQSLTARTEEVNKLRERLTREIKLRESAEIEVEKLSKEVEDLTATLFDEANNMVADARKEAHAKEILNSRLMGQLREKDNLLETLTLQLKSLKKVLQNVETENNRYSMILPDSATISGASLDKVTTRTSSSFSQQPMNNGIIYSPNISSIRYDLSLYEEFLKFIAVIPHCKSIKDTSSDSKLIRRLITDEISPVLKIDNANGLGWLVKKTLLSTMMEGLVIVEPLSGINEMYQMGHTTPPLGMNTQEEADAQRKVPKMFKFPSSSPPVAVRDPCAFCGEERNDIIEHARMYLLKTQTTQDDGTLIIANTYPLCHWCLFKIRQTCEIFAFLRSLKTDIWNLEKVPLSAISKYGSSKFSEVTTTNTNGSKKNIAATPKSENKKSKRMSFMAGLGRTHSSKITAARVEPHGNHNNNNTNSPIENIGQPTTNIQRAWLQLCKLRSILHWAHIGIWSVDDSVSTKVGPEVFTQDEEFTTIDMTAEYIAQDMPLATRNLGDENTDAELAADVEATGNTTLQNKEEQNEDKEATSTSGSVSDSSADSKFGTPKESLESETSEEELQDESNDEGTNSVDIIESYDNHSKEGNVEDVTEKQSQNTNSELPSVSNKTQNAEVLAYAEAPSAETDISNVREDSIKIKET from the coding sequence aTGCCAGAAACGTCTGAGGAATCCAAGAGGATATCGATCCAAGTGAGTTCCCTGTCGACTCAATTGATTGAAAGTATAGGGAAACAATCCgatttagaagaaaaattaaatcaaGCCAATCGTACAATTACATCACAGAAAAAAAGTTTAGAGCAATCGCACATGCTAGAGAAGAAATCTATTGAATTGGAACAATCATTGACCGCGAGGACGGAAGAAGTTAACAAGTTACGTGAACGATTAACGAGGGAAATTAAACTTCGTGAATCTGCTGAAATAGAAGTAGAGAAATTGAGCAAAGAAGTGGAGGATTTGACAGCAACATTATTCGATGAGGCCAATAATATGGTTGCTGACGCAAGGAAAGAAGCACACGCGAaggaaatattaaattcaagGTTAATGGGGCAATTACGTGAAAAGGATAATCTATTAGAGACCCTGACtttacaattgaaaagtCTAAAGAAGGTGCTTCAAAACGTTGAAactgaaaataatagatatTCAATGATACTCCCAGACTCTGCAACTATATCAGGCGCATCGTTAGATAAAGtaacaacaagaacatcCTCTTCGTTCTCACAACAACCAATGAATAACGGGATCATATATTCACCTAATATTTCATCCATTAGATACGACTTATCACTGTATGAGGAATTCTTAAAGTTCATTGCAGTAATACCGCATTGTAAGTCAATAAAGGATACCTCATCTGATTCAAAGTTAATAAGAAGATTAATTACCGATGAAATTAGCCCTGTATTGAAAATAGATAACGCTAACGGATTAGGTTGGCTAGTTAAGAAAACATTACTATCAACAATGATGGAGGGGCTAGTGATAGTGGAACCCTTAAGTGGTATCAATGAAATGTATCAAATGGGTCATACTACACCACCACTTGGAATGAATACACAAGAAGAAGCTGATGCTCAAAGAAAAGTACCCAAGATGTTCAAGTTCCCTTCAAGTTCTCCACCCGTCGCCGTACGTGATCCATGTGCTTTCTGTGGAGAGGAAAGGAATGACATAATTGAACATGCAAGAATGTACTTATTGAAAACTCAAACGACGCAGGATGATGGTACTTTAATTATAGCGAACACTTATCCATTATGTCATTGGTgtttattcaaaattagaCAAACTTGTGAGATTTTTGCTTTCCTAAGGTCATTAAAGACAGATATATGGAATTTAGAGAAAGTTCCATTGAGCGCAATATCCAAATACGGTTCTTCCAAATTTTCTGAAGtgacaacaacaaatacGAATGgatcaaaaaaaaatattgctGCTACTCCAAAGAGTGAAAATAAGAAGTCCAAAAGAATGAGTTTTATGGCTGGTCTGGGAAGAACCCACTCATCTAAAATAACAGCAGCAAGAGTCGAGCCTCATGGCAACcacaataataataatacaaacaGCCCCATTGAAAACATTGGTCAACCGACAACAAATATTCAAAGGGCATGGTTACAATTATGTAAGCTTCGTTCTATTCTACATTGGGCGCATATTGGTATATGGTCGGTAGATGATTCCGTATCTACCAAGGTTGGGCCAGAAGTATTCACccaagatgaagaatttacCACCATCGATATGACAGCTGAATACATTGCTCAAGATATGCCTTTAGCTACGAGAAACCTAGGTGACGAGAACACCGATGCGGAACTAGCAGCGGATGTAGAAGCAACAGGGAACACCACATTACAAAATAAGgaagaacaaaatgaagataaagaagCAACATCAACTTCTGGATCAGTTTCAGATTCCAGCGCAGACTCAAAATTTGGAACTCCAAAGGAATCCTTGGAATCTGAGACGTCTGAAGAAGAACTGCAAGATGAAAGTAACGACGAAGGTACTAATAGTGTAGACATAATCGAAAGCTACGATAATCATAGTAAAGAAGGGAACGTTGAAGATGTAACTGAAAAACAGAGCCAGAATACCAACAGTGAACTACCATCCGTAAGTAATAAAACCCAAAATGCAGAAGTGCTAGCATATGCGGAGGCTCCATCCGCAGAAACAGATATATCGAACGTTAGAGAAGACtcaatcaaaataaaagaaacatAA
- the BNI1 gene encoding formin BNI1 (similar to Saccharomyces cerevisiae BNI1 (YNL271C); ancestral locus Anc_1.82) yields the protein MLRNSSNKHNANQEQGTKNNATTSGSNLFQNLKRFATNSTGSSNNTSPRTSNSSEPSQVKRESIPQGSTSSLHSSNEIKPLIKNTTLNTQNLSQYINSKNIPDHSRSQSIQSSSKYSYSSRRASSQTNPSVTGYKLDRQYTNQSSAVSVLSQGSYSNLSKFMTHDGKLNLEMPTDPSEIEYLYQEIMIKRNILQSLPGTKQDELMSYDIGKKWLIVKQDLQNEWKKFKSKGAKASHSIGPDNNNNNNNNYNNHLILGSPSKSNNMISPKSNLNNFESPSSSLSASTQTTTNNYKQYNNKPSKRSASNISQPKSTTEVYSNSHSNSSNTTLTDKTNRLPIEYVKKIISDTLTSEEMKDLWVTLRTEQLDWVDAFIEHQGHIAMANVLMKSIYKTTPNEKLTSQLLEKENSFFKCFRVLSMLSQGLREFTKHELMAQTIARGLFSTTLSTRKMATEIFVCMLNKKNPERFKVILNVLDQKFKIGQNLHMAHNLKKFGEYFGPLTLDSNLKVTRAWLFAVEHSLDGRGKMGSFVGASDDYKNSGGENATLEYCQWSMIFINHLCLCSDNINQRMLLRNKLEYCGIVRIMNQIKSLHYEKVIEQIDVYENSKLDDINKLLELSNKNANINLHDPTSLVKNLWDACKGTENEKLLISLVQHLFLSSSQLIEDKQDATQLSKQLKLMDSLVTNVSVASTDQESTMNMAIQRLYDAMQTDEVARRSILESRTLTKKLEESQAEIDLLSQKLKNAEHGLVGQLQDELRQRDRMFAKNQRITEQLQAELEDLKKKHLLEKHEQEVELRKMLTILNARSDKGEIEKKSSKKHKRIPGSFESSKKQNIQKVLQEGLNRTKKDFTMDSKSFGMTVQPNKRLKALRMQMEDIENEARELEMTNFAEFEKKKLEPAPKIKKLKQKKQNKNEKKEEDDKIKKLNELRQTLANIQNESNDISKFNVEERVNELFNEKRSTALQRLKELETKYKDFGINFNIDDISEKTTGIDNSGDKSTEYSSLDPNAYQIKLDELNRITEQLLDAQAKLNEKNLKDSSNKSTFSESSSSSSSSSSSSSSSSSSDEEEIDDIKSRDRQSEISAQSTSSAAGSFLEALSQKYAMGQNNPSSPQRDRPVKASQYDFINRVRKNNITPQFLEELSGKVVPPSSGLSTTTKVVDVTSGGKSETATENVLENTTEPVTEHSFRNAVLSNDKIDREENDTVISTTEPTEKIGFNAEEKSAVAAPPPAPPLPAILEGRSEEEDRSTANTNISKTSVSPVPPPPPPPPPPPPLGLFGFNSNIPKLADTEPLKQSASSPALSSPAPPPPPPPPPPAPPMLPTNGPKKVLSSPLLPQSPSLFENYPRPHKKLKQLHWEKVEATDNSIWRANKAEQFADDLYEKGVLSELENAFAAREIKSLASKQKKDLQKITFLSHDVSQQFGINLHMYASLDVPDLITKILKCDRDFLQTPSVIEFLSRPEIVDVSVNLARNYAPYMQDWEGIKNVEDAKPPEKNPNELQRADQIYLQLMVNLQSYWGSRMRALKVITTFEKEYNELLTKLRKVDRAVSSLQESENLKNVFGVILAVGNYMNDTSKQAQGFKLATLQRLTFIKDSTNTMTFLNYVEKIVRTNYPAFNKFLVELEPVLDVVKISIEQLVDDCKEFSQSIVNVERSIEIGNLSDSSKFHPFDRVLAKVLPSLPDARKKGELLGDEVKLTIMEFLRLMQIYGEDSGDKFAKNSFFKKFADFITEYKKAQTQNLRLEEEEKVYERHKKMVEEQQRKAQEAEISRVNSGTDGTKDDEDGPGDGRAIMDTLLEQLKNVTPTNKTDPSSARKRALVRKKLMGESTSNILKDIDTEDDSIIYSPDAKKPMATTVDMANTTLESELDVSSPTRHNSSPIKNEISMNVDEEEEEIGNRAQALLIQLTGSHSPTKRHSLLNEHKERLRARRRRTTNEFVSGKLQFVGEDETIVNTNENMNNNETDSENTPTETTIIPPGSADTETTSLEQPATTTDVSLNKDDVKGVDDHNSNDNDE from the coding sequence ATGCTAAGAAATTCGAGCAATAAACATAATGCTAACCAGGAGCAAGGTACCAAAAATAATGCCACGACTTCAGGATCCAATTTATTCCAGAATTTGAAACGATTTGCCACCAATTCTACCGGCTCTAGCAATAACACAAGTCCCAGAACCTCAAATAGTTCTGAGCCTTCTCAAGTGAAGAGAGAAAGTATACCGCAAGGTTCTACGTCTTCATTGcattcttcaaatgaaataaaacCACTGATAAAAAATACCACTTTAAATACCCAGAACTTATCacaatatattaatagCAAAAATATACCGGATCATTCGAGGTCACAATCAATTcaatcatcttcaaaatattcttattcATCAAGAAGAGCATCATCACAAACGAATCCCTCCGTCACAGGGTATAAGCTTGATCGACAGTATACAAATCAAAGTTCTGCTGTAAGCGTTCTCTCACAAGGTTCATACTCTAATTTGTCCAAATTCATGACCCATGATGGAAAACTTAATTTAGAAATGCCCACAGATCCTTCAGAGATTGAATATCtatatcaagaaataatgataaaaagaaatatcttACAATCTCTTCCGGGTACAAAACAAGATGAATTAATGAGTTACGATATAGGGAAAAAATGGTTAATAGTCAAGcaagatttacaaaatgaatggaaaaaattcaaatcgAAGGGCGCAAAAGCAAGCCATTCAATCGGTCCagataacaataataataataataataattacaaCAATCACCTGATACTTGGATCACCTTCgaaaagtaataatatgatCTCTCCAAAATCAAActtgaataattttgaaagtcCATCATCGTCTTTATCAGCATCAACCCAAACAACTACGAATAATTAcaaacaatataataataaacctTCCAAAAGGAGTGCATCAAATATAAGTCAACCCAAATCTACAACTGAAgtttattcaaattctcATTCTAATTCAAGTAATACTACCCTCACAGATAAGACAAACCGATTACCAATAGAATACgtaaagaaaattatatcAGATACATTAACCTCTGAAGAAATGAAAGATTTATGGGTCACATTAAGAACAGAACAACTAGATTGGGTTGATGCATTCATCGAACATCAGGGACATATAGCAATGGCTAACGTCCTTATGAAATCCATTTACAAGACTACACCGAATGAGAAATTGACTTCtcaattattagaaaaggaaaattcaTTCTTTAAATGTTTCAGAGTTTTATCAATGTTATCACAAGGTCTTCGAGAATTTACAAAACATGAATTGATGGCACAAACTATAGCAAGAGGATTATTCTCTACAACTTTATCAACTAGGAAAATGGCAACGgaaatatttgtttgtatGCTTAATAAGAAGAATCCGGAAAGATTTAAAGTCATTTTGAATGTATTGGatcaaaaatttaaaattggACAGAATCTTCATATGGCacataatttgaaaaaatttggtGAATATTTCGGTCCTTTAACTTTAGATAGTAATTTAAAAGTTACAAGAGCTTGGTTATTTGCTGTGGAACATAGTCTAGACGGGAGAGGTAAGATGGGATCCTTTGTTGGTGCATCAGATGATTATAAAAACTCAGGTGGTGAGAATGCAACTTTGGAATATTGTCAATGGTCCATGATATTCATTAATCATCTCTGTTTATGTTCAGACAATATTAATCAAAGAATGctattaagaaataaacTGGAGTATTGTGGTATTGTCagaataatgaatcaaattaaatcattacaTTATGAAAAAGTTATAGAACAAATTGACGTATATGAAAATAGTAAACTGGatgatataaataaattattggaATTAAGTAACAAGAACGCAAACATCAATTTACATGATCCAACATCATTAGTGAAAAATCTTTGGGATGCATGTAAAGGgacagaaaatgaaaaattactgATCTCCTTAGTGCAACATCTTTTTTTATCAAGTTCTCAACTAATTGAAGATAAACAAGATGCAACACAACTATCcaaacaattgaaattgatggaTTCATTAGTGACCAACGTAAGTGTGGCATCTACTGATCAAGAATCTACAATGAATATGGCAATACAGAGACTATATGATGCAATGCAGACAGATGAAGTAGCAAGGCGATCAATCCTAGAGAGTAGAACTTTAACTAAAAAACTTGAAGAATCACAAGCTGAAATAGACTTACTGAGTCAAAAACTTAAAAATGCAGAACATGGGTTGGTGGGCCAATTACAAGATGAACTTAGACAACGAGATAGAATGTTTGccaaaaatcaaagaattaCCGAACAATTACAAGcagaattagaagatttgaaaaagaaacatttgTTGGAGAAACATGAACAAGAAGTAGAATTACGTAAGATGTTGACCATATTGAACGCTAGATCAGACAAAGGGGAGATAGAGAAGAAATCCTCTAAAAAACATAAACGAATTCCTGGTTCATTTGAATCCTccaagaaacaaaatattcaaaaagtACTTCAAGAAGGTTTAAACCGTACGAAAAAGGATTTCACTATGGATTCTAAAAGTTTTGGTATGACTGTACAACCAAATAAAAGACTAAAGGCATTAAGGATGCAAATGGaggatattgaaaatgaggCAAGGGAATTAGAAATGACCAATTTTgcagaatttgaaaaaaagaaacttgAACCTGCACCAAAGATCAAAAAGCTAAAACAGAAGAAGcaaaataagaatgaaaaaaaagaagaagatgataagataaaaaaattgaacGAACTGCGACAAACATTGGCCAATATTCAAAACGAATCAAATgatatatcaaaatttaacGTTGAAGAGCGTGTCAATGAACTATTTAATGAGAAACGTTCAACAGCCTTACAACgtttgaaagaattggaaaCGAAATACAAAGACTTTGGAATAAACTTCAACATTGATGATATATCAGAAAAAACAACAGGTATTGACAATTCAGGTGATAAATCTACAGAATATTCAAGCTTAGATCCTAATGCATATCAAATAAAGTTAGACGAATTGAATAGAATAACTGAACAATTATTGGATGCACAAGcgaaattaaatgaaaagaatttaaagGATTCGTCCAATAAATCCACCTTTTCAGAatcctcttcttcctcatcatcatcaagttcatcttcctcttcatcatcttcttccgatgaagaagaaattgatgatatcAAGTCGCGCGACAGGCAAAGTGAAATTTCAGCACAATCAACGTCATCAGCTGCTGGATCGTTTTTGGAAGCATTATCTCAAAAATATGCAATGGGACAGAATAATCCATCATCACCACAAAGAGATCGCCCAGTAAAAGCTTCACAAtatgatttcattaatcGTGTGAGGAAAAATAACATTACTCCACAATTTTTGGAAGAGTTGAGCGGCAAAGTCGTTCCACCTTCCTCTGGCCTCTCAACGACTACCAAGGTGGTCGATGTAACCTCCGGCGGAAAGTCTGAAACTGCAACTGAAAACGTACTGGAAAACACTACAGAACCAGTTACTGAGCATAGTTTTCGAAACGCTGTACTTTCTAATGATAAGATTGAcagagaagaaaatgatacaGTTATATCTACAACTGAACCTACAGAAAAGATAGGCTTTAACGCTGAAGAAAAATCAGCGGTTGCAGCTCCTCCACCTGCACCTCCGCTTCCTGCCATATTAGAAGGGCGcagtgaagaagaagatagGTCAACAGCtaatacaaatatttcaaagacCTCTGTATCACCTGTGCCCCCTCCACCACCTCCACCgcctcctcctcctccaTTGGGTCTATTTGGattcaattcaaatattccaaaattaGCCGATACTGAGCCTTTGAAACAAAGTGCGTCATCTCCGGCACTATCGTCGCCAgctcctcctcctcctccaCCTCCACCTCCCCCCGCTCCTCCCATGTTACCAACAAATGGTCCAAAGAAAGTACTTTCTTCACCACTGTTACCACAATCTCCATCATTATTCGAAAATTATCCTCGTCCTcataagaaattaaaacaattaCATTGGGAAAAAGTCGAGGCAACTGACAATTCAATTTGGAGAGCCAATAAAGCTGAACAATTTGCTGATGATTTATATGAAAAGGGTGTATTATCTGAACTAGAAAATGCCTTTGCAGCAAGAGAAATAAAATCGTTGGCATCGAAACAGAAAAAAGATTTACAGAAAATTACCTTCTTATCTCACGATGTTTCACAACAATTTGGTATCAATCTGCATATGTATGCTTCATTAGATGTGCCAGACCTTATTACAAAGATTCTTAAATGTGACAGAGATTTCTTGCAAACTCCAAGTGTAATAGAATTTTTGTCCAGACCTGAAATCGTTGATGTTTCAGTAAATTTGGCTAGGAATTATGCCCCATATATGCAAGATTGGGAAGGTATTAAGAATGTTGAAGATGCAAAACCTCCTGAAAAAAATCCGAATGAATTACAAAGAGCTgatcaaatatatttacaattaATGGTTAACCTTCAATCATACTGGGGCTCTCGTATGAGAGCGTTAAAAGTTATTACTACATTCGAAAAAGAATACAACGAGTTGTTAACAAAATTAAGGAAAGTCGATAGGGCAGTTAGTTCTCTTCAAGAATCAGAAAACTTGAAAAATGTCTTCGGTGTTATCTTAGCAGTTGGTAACTATATGAATGATACCTCCAAACAAGCACAAGGTTTTAAATTAGCAACTTTACAACGTTTGACATTCATTAAGGATTCTACAAATACTATGACTTTCTTAAATTATGtagaaaaaattgttagAACCAATTATCCGGCcttcaacaaatttttAGTTGAATTAGAACCAGTTTTAGATGTCGTCAAGATTTCAATTGAACAATTAGTAGATGACTGTAAAGAGTTTTCACAATCGATTGTAAATGTGGAACGTTCTATTGAAATAGGTAATTTGAGTGATTCTTCCAAATTTCATCCTTTTGATAGAGTATTGGCGAAGGTACTACCTTCGTTACCGGATGCAAGGAAGAAAGGTGAATTACTTGGTGATGAAGTGAAGCTTACAATTATGGAATTTTTAAGATTAATGCAAATATATGGAGAAGATTCAGGCGATAAATTTGCaaaaaattctttcttcaagaaGTTTGCTGACTTCATTACCGAATATAAGAAAGCACAAACGCAAAACTTAAGAttagaggaagaagaaaaagtttATGAAAGACACAAAAAAATGGTTGAAGAACAACAAAGGAAAGCACAGGAAGCTGAAATTTCGAGGGTTAACTCTGGTACAGATGGTactaaagatgatgaagatggacCTGGTGATGGACGTGCAATTATGGATACATTATTGGAACAATTGAAGAATGTAACTCCAACCAATAAAACAGACCCATCTTCTGCTCGTAAGAGAGCATTAgttagaaaaaaattgatggGTGAATCTACTTCTaacattttgaaagatatcGACACCGAGGATGACTCTATTATATACTCACCTGATGCGAAAAAACCGATGGCAACCACAGTAGACATGGCAAATACCACTTTAGAATCTGAACTTGATGTTTCTTCTCCCACTAGACATAACTCTTCACCAATTAAAAACGAAATATCAATGAACGTTGATgaggaggaagaagagATAGGTAACAGAGCTCAGGCATTGCTAATTCAGTTGACTGGGTCTCATAGCCCAACGAAACGTCActcattattaaatgaacaTAAAGAAAGACTTCGTGCGAGAAGGAGGAGAACTACCAACGAATTCGTGTCTGGAAAATTACAGTTTGTTGGAGAAGATGAAACGATAGTTAAtactaatgaaaatatgaataataatgagaCAGATTCCGAAAATACACCCACAGAGACAACAATTATACCTCCGGGTAGTGCTGATACTGAGACAACTTCACTGGAACAACCTGCAACTACCACTGATGtatctttaaataaagaCGATGTTAAAGGAGTTGATGACCACaattctaatgataatgacgAATAG